A segment of the Gemmatimonas sp. UBA7669 genome:
CTGTCCCGCGACCAGGGGCAGTCGGTGTACGACTACGTCGAGAATCAGTTCAGCGTCGACGCCGGCGCCAAGCTGGCCGTGGCCACGCGCGACGGCAAAGGCCCGTCGATGCAGGCCAAGGCGCAGCGCCGCGTGCAGCTCACACAGGGGGTGGTGGATCGCGTGGTGGCTGAGCTCGAGCGCCGCGGCATCGACCCGGCGGCCGAGCTGGTGCGCCGCGCCGAGGCCAGCAACACCCCGCTGGCCGAGGGTGCCACCGACTTTGACCCGGCGGCCTTCGAGGACGAGGCGTTTCCGACCTCCCTGCCGGCCTCCGTGCAGCCAGCGCGGACGGCGCAGATGGAGCGCGGGGTCGCGCCGCCCCTGGCGCCGGTCCCGTCCGCCACCGCGCGCCCCGCCAGTCGCCCCTCCGTCGAGGAGGTGGCCGCGCGCAACTTCCGGCGCCCGCTCGCCGACTTCGCCCCGACCGCCTACCGCGAGATGTCGCCCTATGCGGCCCTCGGCATGCTGGAAGGTCAGCACGTCGGGCCGCAGGGGGACACCACCTTCCTGGCCACGTCGCCCGAGATGGCGCTGGGCCAAGGGGCCAATCGCGGCGTGCTGGTCGAGCTGGACACGCAGGCGCTGCAGGGCCAGGTCAACACCAGCAAGCCGATGTGGGCGCCGAGCTACGAGTCCGGCGCCTTCGAGCTGGTTGCCCGCGACAACACCGACGCGCAGTACCAGCAGGCGATCCGCGCGGTCACGGTGCGCCCGGGCACGCCCATGCAGACCTGGGAGCGCCGCCGCCTGGACGGCCTCACCCGGGACGGCTGGTCCAAGACCGCCAACGCCGACGGGTCGGTCACGTACCGGCCGCCGGCCGCCACCACGGCGCCCAGGTCTCCCTCGGGCGACCCGGCGGCCGATCCGGTGGCCGCCGCACTGTCGACGCTCAACGACACCCTGACCGCCCTGCGGCAGGATCTGACCCAGGCGCGGGACGGGGCCGCGCCGGGCCCTGCCGCCCCGTCAGCGCCCGAACGACCGGCCGCCGAGGGTTCGGGCACCCCCACGGCCGCCACGGCCGCCAGCGCGGCGCCAGCGGCTGAGGCCGTGGATGATGGCGCCGACCTGGACGACGACGGCGCGTACTTGCCTGACGCCGAGCTGCTGGAGGTGGACGACGAGGCCGGCGCCGAGCCGCGCTATGCCTACACCGACCCCATGGCCGCCGCCATCGGCGAGGCCGCCCGGCGGATCAAGGAGACCATCAGCCGGCGCACGGCCGACACCGCCCCGCTCTTCGCGTCGCAGTTCCCCGAGGTCGAGGCGCGCCTGCGGAAGGGCGAGCAGGGCCTGCCCACGCTCTCGCTGCGCCAGCGGGTGCAGAAGGCGCTGGCCGGGATCACGGCCGGGCTGCGCCACTTCCCCGAACTCGACGCCACGCGCGACGCAGAGCACGCCCTGATCAATGAGGCGCTGCTGAGCGCCGAGCGCTCGGGGTCGGTCAGCCAGGCCAAGGCCGCCGACAGCTTGCTGCAGATCGTGCAGGGCCTGTCGGCATCTGAGGTGCAGCTCATGAGCCGCAAGCTCGCGCTCGATGACATCCTCAAGGACATCGATGCCGGGCTCTATGATCGCGGCAACCCGGTGCCGTTCTACGGCCGCGATGCCAACGACCGCGTGGTGCCGGTGGGCGAGGCCCGTGGCCGCGTGCTGCAGGACCAGGCGAAGGTCGAGCGGGTGGTGCGGGACAACGCCAAGGTGGCGGCCGCCATTGAGCGGCGCGCGACGTTCGCCAAGGCCCTCACCACGCAGCTCGTGGAGATTGGCAACCTCGATGCGTCGGTGTTGGACGATCCGCGCTACTACCACCGGCAGGTGCTCGCGGCGGCCGAGAAGCGGCTGCTCGTGCAGCAGGGCCAGTGGACAGGGGTCGGCGCGCCGCGTGATGCGCGCGTCAAGTCGCGCGGCTTCATGAAGCAGCGCACGGGTGGGGGTGACTTCAACCTCGCGTACATCGAGGCCGAATACGAATGGGTGGCGCAGGGCTACCAAAACCTGCTGCTGCACGAGGTGCTGCAGACGGTGAAGGCGTTCGACCGGACGCCCGAACTCAAGGCCGACGCGCACCGCTGGAATGTCGACCGCTTCTACGAGCAGGTGGACGCCGCCGGCGGTGAGGACCCGCTCGCGATCTATGCGCAGCGCATCGCGGCCGGCCGGCAGCGCATCGTGCGCGAGCTGCTGCACGACCGCGTGACGGTGCCGCCGGCCTTCGCGCGCATGGTGCAGGCGCTGCTGGAGGCCGAGGCCGCGGGCGAGCGCTTCGCGCACCCGCAGTGGTTCCCGTTCCTCTCGCAGCTGGTGCAGCAGGACAACGCGGCGGGCAAGGCGGCAGCCGGGATCTACAAGGCGATGGCCGAGCGCAAGCAGGCTATCAAGGACGCGCTGGGCGCCGACTACGTGAACCCGGCCGACCAGCAGGCGCTGCTGGCCATGGCGGGCGACGAGTTCGACATCTGGCAGCCCGAGAAGGGCAACGTGTTCTACTCGGCGCTCACGGTGAGCGAGAAGGAGTTGGCCGAGCTGCTGCGCGGCGGGCCGGTCGACGTGGCGCAGCTGCAGCGCCTCATGGTCATGGGCGGCAAGAAGCCCGGCCTCATCCTGCCGGCCGGGATCGTGAAGACGCTGAACAACCTCAAGCCGGCCGAGAGTCCGACCAACATCCTCGACGCGGCGCTCAAGACCGAGGTGCGCGCCTGGAAGGTGTGGACGCTGCTCAATCCGACGCGGGTGATCAAGTACAACCTGAACAACATCTCGTCGGACATCGAGGTGGCCATCATGCTGCCGGGCGTCGGCCCCAAGATCGCGCAGGCGGCGGCCGACCTCTGGCGCTACCAGCGGACGCGCGACCTGTCGGCGCCGGCCACGGCGGAGTTGCAGACATTGCTCGAGCGCGGCGTGATCGGGCAGACGCAGACCACGACCGAGATTCCCGACATCAAGACGTTCGAGGAGTTCCGGCACCTGGCCACGATGCCGCCCAATGCGTTTATGGCCATGGCGGCGGTGTACTGGGACCACGCGCGCGGCCTCACGACGTGGCGCGAGAACGTGCTGCGCCTGGCGGCCTATCGCTATTTCCTCGACCAGCTCAACCAGGGGCGGCGCGTGTACGGCGCGTCGAACCGGACGCGCGTCGATGCGCTGCAGTCGAACGAGGAGAAGGCCGCCCTGCTCTCGCGCGACATGCTCGGCGACTACGGCAACATCAGCAGCCTCGGGCAAACGGTGCGCGACCGGTTCCTGCCGTTCTACAGCTGGATGGAGGTCAACACCAAGCGCTTCGTCAACCTCGCGCGCAATGCGCGGCACGAGGAAGGGGGGTGGGTGGGCGGCGCCGGCACCCGAGTGGCTGGTGCGTTCGGGCTGGGCGCGCTGCAGATGGGCGTGCGCGCGGGAGCGCGTCTCGGCATGGCCGGCGTCCTGGCGTCCGCGTTCATGGCGGCCGTGGCGATCTACAACGCCACCATGTGGGGCGACGAGTGGGAGGAGCTGCGCAAGGCCGGCCGAGACGGGCACCTGATCCTCGGCAAGACCAGCGACGGCGACATTATCACGGTGCGCGTCGAAGGCGCCTTTGCCGACTTCCTCTCGTGGGTCGGCATGAAGGATCTGCCGCACGACATCGTGGAGCTGTGGAACGGGGAGGTGGGCTACGGCGACCTGCTCGGGGATGCGATTCTGGCCCCGGTGAAGAAGATCGCCGGCAGCTTGGAGCCGATGACGCAGGCGCTCTACAGCTTCCTCACCGGCAAGTCGCTGTTCCCGAACCCCTTGGAGCCGCGCACGCTGCGCGACCCCCTGGGCCGAGCGTATGGCGCGCTGTTCGATGCGTGGTCGCTGGGGCTCGTGTACCGGAACGTCATGCTGCCGCTCGGCGGCGTGCCGGCGGACCCGCGGCCGGCGTCGAGTGAGCTGGTGAACCTGATCGCGTACCGTACCGACGGCGGCCAGCTCGCCTACGACGCGGCACGCAGTATGACCTACACCTGGCTGGAGAAGGAGGGCCGCCACCGGCCGGGCGGCGCCAACACCAAGAAGTCGGCGGCCCTGTACTACTACCGCAAGGCCCTGCAGTACGGCGAGGACGACGCGGCGCGGGCGTGGTTCCAGCGCTACGTGGCACTGGGCGGCACCCGGGAGGCGGCGAAGCAGTCGCTCAAGCGCGCCGGCCCGCTGGCCGCCATTCCGCTGACCGAGCGGAACCGCTTTCTGGCGACCCTCGACGCGCAGGAGCGGGACGTGGTCAAGCGCGCCCACCAGTTCTATCACCGGCAGATGCTTGGCCCGAGCCAGCGCACGATGGAGCGCCCGGCGCCGGCCGCGTCTGCCAAGGAGCCGGTCCCGTTCTCGCTGTCGTGGTACCTCGAACAGGCGGGCGCGATGCGTTAACCTTACAGCTATTGACCATTTGGTGAATCGGTGTAGGTTGGTGAGCGGAGGTCTCACCAATCACTCGGGGGCACGATGGACGGAGAACAGCCGGCGAGCGCTGCGGGGGCAGCGCGGACGCCGGAGGACGGCGAAGAGCGGCGCGACATCGAGGCGGTTGCGCGATGCGTCTACGAAGCCATGCGGGTAGCGGCGTCGCCGTACGTCGAGACACCACGCTGGACCGAGGGCGGCAACAGCACTCGGCAGGACGAGGCCCGACGTGCGGCGGCGCGCATCGTGGCGCTGATGGGAGGCAATGCCGCGCTTGCCGACGCCCGCGCTACCATCGCGCGGTTGGAGGGGGAGCGGGATGCTCTCGCCTCACATCTCGCGCAGGTCAACGACGAACTGGCCGTAGACGGGGAGTACATCACCGTTGAAAAGGCGATTCTCGTTCGCGCCGAAGCGAACCGTGAGCGCACCCGCGCCGACGCGGCCGAGCGGCGGGTGGAGGCGGTGCTGAGTGAGGCGGCGGAAGAAGCGGCATACCGGGTGATGGTCAACGAATACGGTGGACGCGTGCTGTTCTCGCGGCTTTCGATTCGGCTTGCTCTAGAGGCCGCCCTCGCCGCCGCGTCGGGCGCGGCAGACGGCGCGGCCACCACGGAGGGCGGGCGGTGAGCAAGGCAATCTGGACTCTCACCGCCCCAGATGGCCGCGTGGTGGGCGCGAGTGCTGAACTGTGCGCGAACCGGAACAACGTGACGTGCGACTGCCCCTACGCCGCCATTCATCAGGCGATTGCTCGGACCTCAGGGCATAGATCCGCGTTGGAGCGATTGCAGACCGAGATCGACAACACCTGGAGCCCCACCGCCACCCGCTACGAGGCCGCCGGCTACGTGCTGGCGCGGGGGGAATATTGAGCCAGATGGAGATGATCTTCACAGAGCCCCAAACAGAGTCCCAAGAGGAGCATCGCGCGGCTCTGATAGCTAAGGCGGCATTGCGCGGCTTTCGCGTGGCAGAACCTTGGGAAGTCGAGTTCTTAAGCAGAGGCGATCTTTTCCGCGCTTCACGCAACGGCGTTGTGCATGGCCCGGTGTTTGTCCGGTCTGACGTGCTGGCGCGGGGGGAGGTGGTGTCGCATGCGTGAGCGTCCGATCCTCATGTCGGCGCCGATGGTCCGCGCGCTTCTGAACGGCACCAAGGCCAAGCGGAAGCTCTATGCACCGCGTGGAGTTTCGCCGGCTGATCCGGTGCACCTTGCGCGTCGGCTTGCCAATGGGCTCAGCACTGCCGAGGACGGACAGTGCTGGATCTGGCAGCGGACGAAGAACAACGCGGGCTACGGAACGCTCCGCGTGGAAGGCAGGACCATATACGCGCATCGATTGGCGTTCCTGCTTGCGGGCAACGACCTCGGGCCTGATCAGCATGTTCTTCACGCGTGCGACACTCCCGCCTGCATCAACCCGGATCACCTGAGCTCTGGATCTCGCTCTGCGAACATGCAGGACGCTGCCAGGAAGGGCCGACTGCGAGTTCCGAGGTTCGCGCTAATCGGCTCTGCGAATCCAGCATCTAAGCTAAGTGTGCTCGATGTAGCCGCGATCCGCGAACTTGCTAGAGATGGATGGTCGCAGTCGAAACTGGCAGAGGCGTTCAACGTGTCGCAATCGCAGATCAGCAACATCGTTCGAGGGCGTCAATGGAGAGCCGCGTCATGAAGGAACGGCCCATCCTGTTTTCTGGCCAGATGGTCAGAGCGATTCTTGATGGACGCAAGAGCATGACGCGGCGGGTGGTGAAGCCGCCGAAGCGCACTGACCTGCGACTGCGACCGAACGACATCGGCTGCACCGTTCGCGACGACGGTGCGATTTGGCACGA
Coding sequences within it:
- a CDS encoding helix-turn-helix domain-containing protein; its protein translation is MRERPILMSAPMVRALLNGTKAKRKLYAPRGVSPADPVHLARRLANGLSTAEDGQCWIWQRTKNNAGYGTLRVEGRTIYAHRLAFLLAGNDLGPDQHVLHACDTPACINPDHLSSGSRSANMQDAARKGRLRVPRFALIGSANPASKLSVLDVAAIRELARDGWSQSKLAEAFNVSQSQISNIVRGRQWRAAS